CGTGCTCCGAGAGCGAATCTTTCGACAGCGAATTCATCGTACGGCCTCCACACTGTTTCGGTTCTAGCGCTCTACTGAGCCGCCCGACGCAAATGAATGTTTTGAATTCCGCAGCATCGAGTTGGTCAGATCAGGTTCTGAAGGAAACCGGAATCCTGATTAGATGCCGTGGAGCGGTTGCTGCATGAGCAACAGGTTTCGGGCCCAAGCCGCAGAGCGCCAAGCAACAGGATTGAATTGATTGACATTGTAGTAATGTTTTGAACACTATTTACGCGTTTTTGTTGGGAAAAAAATTGTAGACGCTTATAGCGACCAAGGAGGTCTAGGGAATTAAACTTCGGCAAAGGTTGCTTGGAGCGTTACGATGGATTCGTAAGGTTAGCGCAATTCAAAGGATGCTAAGTTGTTTCAAACTACTCCAAAAGAAACCGGAACTTCCGACGATCAAAATATACATCAGTTGGTTGATATCAATTCCTAGGTGTTCTCGTGTTTTCTTGGTCAATTGTTTAGATCTTCATCCTAAAGATCTTCAGAATCTTATGCCGCCTGCCAGACGGACCCACTAACTAATGTCAGCCTTTTTGCTagaaaagcagaaaagaaactaCTTAATTGTGCAAAAACATCGCTTGAACACGATTCAacgatggcgaaacaaaaaaacggtagtCGGCACGGTTCAACAGATCGCCGATAAGCAGATCCCGGGACCGCACGTGGTATTTGCTCAACCTGCTGGCACACGCGTGTTCGGCGTGTCTCACGAATCCAACAAACGCACGAACAACAAGCCCTGAAATAGCTCCAGAATAAGGCCCCTCCCGAGATTCGAGGAGAAATTTAGGAGAAAATCGAGTAGTGAAATCGAAGCTTCTCGGCCTCGGGCCTCTCGGCGGGCCACCAGCTCGGCTAATCACCATCTTAGGGGTGCCCCTTAGGGCTTGCGTGGAGCTTTTCATCATACGGGGCAATATTTTTCACGCTCTTCACGCTGGGAAAACTGCCCATAAAGCGGCCGGCACTACTTATTGCTGCCTCGGTTTACGATCTAGTTATTTCCCTCGTCCGCCCGTGCGCATATGCGGAGGCTTATAATTAATTCTCTTCTCATTTTCGATCGCGCCCCCACATAACATAAACCTCccattttttccttcgctcccgcccgctctctctctctctctctctcattctaTTATCGCCACAATAAACTCACTGAACATGCGATCCCTCACGGATTGCAGATCATcaaagcgaacgagagagagagagagccgcgaCGGGTGATAAACGTGGGGCGAAagttggaaaatcgaaaaatgaaaagggaaaacagcaCCCACACCCGGACTGGCGgacgtccgtccgtccgccggtcCGTCTCTAATGCTCTCGGTCTCGGGGAACATTAGTTAGCGATTAAGTCCCCACGGAGCACGCAAATGATACGCTTCGTCAAACATGAaaccgtttcttttctttgcgTTTTTTTCCGCGAGGAATGCGAATTTGCTtacgagacagagagagagagagagcgagaggggtGGGCAGAAAACGGCCGCCACTTTCCAAGTGACGAAGAATGCAAAATCGAGATAATTATAGATACACCTTCCCTTAAACCCGTCTCCCTTCTTCCGAACGCAGCGCAACGGCGATGAGACAGCGGCGACGATCGAAAGACACCTGCACGATGACGATGTCCTTGACGGCGATGGTTTTGGCGATGGCGCTGGCGTTGCTGCCGGCGGAGGCCGAGGCCGGTGAGCGGTGGTCACGCCAGTTGACCGAATTCAGTGGCGTTGTAACGGGACCGGGCAACGACTGGGTGCCACTTTCACGCCCGATCGACCGCCAGAGCGGGGCCCGGGTGCTCAACTACTtcacggccccggccgggctCCAGCAGGGCGGCAGCTTCCTCGGGCCGGACAACGTGGCGCaggcccagcagcaccacttcACCTTCCTGAACCACCAGTTCCCGCAGTCGAACCGGTTCGTGCTgcagccgcaaccgcagcaaccGGAACTGCAGCCATTCCACCACCTCTCGAGCCAGCCGAccttccaccaccagcggcccggcccggcgttcgTGGGCCAAACCATCCAGcatccaccgccaccaccgccaccatccgtGCAATCGTCCGCGAATCCTTTCGAGCAGCAGTTCTTCCCCAAGTCGGAAGCCCTCCCGCTGACGCAGGACGACAAACCGTCGGCTGCGGCGGCAGATCAGCCGTTCTCGTACCAGCACATCCGCCAGCCGCCGGAACTGGAACCGACGGGGCCACGCCAACCGGCACCCGTCTCACAGGAGGAAGTCCAGCTCCTGTACGTCCCGGTGGAGACTCTGTTCAATCAGAAGCCTGTCCCGGAACCGTCCTCACCAGCATCCTCCTCGATCGACTCCGGCGCCAGGTTTAACGCCCTGCCGCACCCGGTAAGCCCGTCGCTGATCAACGACTTCTACACGGCCAGCACGGCAACGACAGCGACCGTGCAGCAGTCCCAGCGAACGACGGCTCCGACACCAGCGACGAAACCCAAGCCGAATCAGCCACCGCTAGCCCTGTTCCTGTACAACGATGGCCGCCAGAGTAAGCTGTCGACCGGTGACGCACTCGGAGGTCTGAAGAACGTCAACGAGATTGCGGTTCTGGATGCGGTCGGCAAGAACAGCCCGAAGGTGTTCATTGGTCCGGCGGGTCTGACTCCGCCGAAGAGCTACTCACGCTTCGACCTACCGTACCTATCGAGTGTGGACGGGCTGGCGGCAGCGGGACGGGCCAACCGCAAGATCGAGGATCACCCGTTCTACGTGGCCCCGCTCAGCCACAAGACACCGGCCGGCTACTCCAAGATTGCCCTTCCGGCACCGCACGTCGGTTCGGTGATCGTTCGCCAACAAGCCGCAGGAAATGCGCTCGCCCCGGACCAGACCCCGTTCTACACTCGCCCCACACCCGCCCAGAGCCACGTCCAGTACTACACGCCTTCGACGCTGAACTTTGGCGATCCGGCCGTGACCACCAAGCAGGACGCCGATCACTACTCATCGCCTACGGGGCGCCCCACGACAACGCAGTCGGTCGCGACGCAGTCCTCACCCGACGGACGATCCGTGTCGCAGTACAACTCATTCAGTGCGGCAGTTCccacacgccaccaccactcgaccgccgccgccgtcaatGAGGAGTACTTCAATTTggccaaaacgaagaaaccaGTCCCCACGACCACCGGCCCGTTCCGGAGCGGAACCGGCGTAACGCGCCAGTTCGACTTCAAACCGATGCCGGAACAGCGAATCCCGACCGCATacgaaccgaacggcgaaTACCTGACGACACCGATCACAACGACTCCCGTCACGACAACCttcctgacgacgacgaccgagaaaccgacgacgatcgagcagcggctgcagcagctggaAGCGGATCGCATGAGAACCCACTTCCGCGAGGAGAACTTCCGTAGCCGGCACCGACCGCAGTACCAGCACCAACCGGCGACGGTGTCCACGGAGCGGACCTACGAGGATGTTCCGGCCAAACAGACCCACTTCGTGCACAAATTCAAACTGGTCGACTCCGTGCGGCCGTCGGCGCAGACAAAATCGATCGTCGACAATGCATTCCTGGAGTTCTTCTCTCCGCGCCCGGCCACCCCGGTCGAAGACGATCAGATGGTTCGCACCACCGTGACGGCCTTTTTGCCGTCGAGCGCCAGCGGCCACGAACGGCAGGCGATCCGCAACAATTACTACAACTCGATCGGATCCGGCCTCGACGAGCAGACTGGCACCGGTCCGAGGCAGAAGTTTGTCAACACGTACTACACCAGCGCGGAACCGGGATCGCGGTCCACCACGGCCGGAACGGTCACTcccccgacggtggccacgagcACCACCCTCAGCACGCAGGATGCCTTTTTCCGGGAGTTCGAACAGAAGAGCAAGTTCTTCGAGCGGGAGCCCAAATACCGGACGCACTTCGGTGGCCAGGAGCTGGGTTCCACCAGCGCCGGAGCGTACATCAACAAGTACCGGTACGAGACGGACTTTACGGACTCGCCGCCACGCTACTCCGTGAAGGTGATCACGACCGGTGAACCGACAACGACCGtagaaccggcaccggctacCGAACAGTACAGCGTCCCCTCGGAGCTGCCCCCGATCAGTGCCAACCTTCCCGGTTTGGTGAACGCCCTGATGGACGATCAGTGGGCGGGTCGGCCGGCCAACGGTCAGACCACGAGCAGGGACGTTACACGGGTACCGCATTCGCGCAAACACCGCCCGACGACTACGCCCGGTGACTCCTACGATGACACGCCGGTAACGACCACCAGGAGACCTCTGCAGCGGGGCCGTCGTCCACACCCATCCCGGACGACGCCGGCACCGGATGCGGCGGGAGACTTCCCGAGCAGCACCCGGGCTCCGAGTCAGCGGTCACGCTCGCGTTACGTGCCCAACAACGACGAACGACCGATCGGTCGTACCCGAAGCCGCAGCCGACCCAACACGCCGCGACCCGCGGCACCGAAGCAGGACCTCGACTACCAGCGGGACGTGCTGAAGCAAAACTATCCCGTCATACGGCCACAGTCGCTGGCGAACGGGGAATCATCCGCCGGCGAACCCGTGGCAACGACACCGACCACGACCACAACGACGACCGTGGCCCCGCCGACCACGACACCATCCTCAACCACTCTCATCTACCGAGACGCGTATGAAGATCAAACCGATCGGCTGATTGCCACCACGCTGATCAACGAGGTGCCCCTCGGGCCGGAACAGCACGAGGTGACGCGCAAGTACTCGACGTACTTCAGCGAGGAACCGTACGAGCCGGAGGTCACCGCCACGACGGCAACCCCACCGCAAACGACCAACtacttccggccggccagcaccgAGCCGGAGGCCGAGTATCCGTCACGCTCGCGGGAAGTGATTCCCCTGGACCACTCGGTGATTCCGCTACGGTCTACGGAAGCACCACGCCAGACGTCCTCGTTCTACACCGAGGCGGACAGTGACGAAAGGAACTACAGCCGGGAACCGATGGAGGACGGAGTGATGGAGCTCAAGAAGGTGGAAACGCCCGTACGCCCCGGACGCCGGCCAAATCTCTTGGCCCGCCAACCGTACGCTGGGCGCTCAACCACCGAACGGACCACGACGGTCCGGACGACAACGAGTCCGGCCGAGACGGTGCGCAGTTCCGGACGCCGGCCAGCATTCGTTCGCCGACCTTCGAGACTGTACGCCACTTCGACGGTGGCACCCCCGGTACCGACAACGACCTCTCCGAGCGCGGAGGGCGCGGAGCAGCCCACGCAAGGATCCTACTCTGTACGTTGCACACGCCGTTGGGTCAACACCGCTAACTGTCCACCATTTGACCCCCTCGCAATACTTTTCCCTCTTTCTTCCGCAGCTGCGTACCAAAAATCGACAAGACATCCTGAGAGGCCGTACACGACAGCGACCGACCACGacaacggcggcaccggaaccgaacgaCTCACCAGCTACAGCCGCCTCTCCGGACACGGCTGCCACGCGAGGCTTTGGGCGAACGGGTAGCCTGCGACGAACGGCGGGCAACTTACGCTCCCGGCAGGAGGTACTCGGCAGGGCAGGGTAATCGAAGTAGGCCGTGGTACTGATGGATTGCTTTCCTCTAGGCAACCGCACCGCCTACTACGCAGCAACCGCCGGCAACCGCGGGCAACGGGGGGCCACGGTTCAGGATTCGCGAACGGACCCGCTTCACGCTGCAGCCCCAGGAGTCGCAGTGGTCGACCAAGCTGAACCAGAACTCGTTCCAGCCGGTGCTGAAACCGGCCACACACACCAGCGACGAGCCGGAAGATGAAACGGAAGATGTGTcgcacgaaccggaaacggaaatcgTCACCGCCGTCTCGCCGGACAGTGAGATGTACTTTGTGAACGTTACGTCTAACCTCAACCAGAAGGGCAGCGAGGAAGATAGCCACGCTGAGGACAGTACAGAACATAGGTAAAGCCGTGGGTTTAACCAGGGGGCCAGAACTACATGCTCTTAACCAACGCACCACTTTGCCAGTCCCTCGTTTGCTGACCTGCTGAATGACGTTATGAAGGATTTCATCAAGGACGGTGGCGATACCGCGGCCCCCAAGAAGACGGAATCCCAACCAGCTTCCCTGGCGGCGCCCTCGAAGGTCGCCGAAAAAGTGGAAGAAGCGACCGAGCGCGACCGGACTTCCTCCAGCTTCCGCAACAATTTCCTGCGCAAACGGAGCCGACCAAGGGTGATCGATTCGTTCGAAGCGGCCGAATCGCAGCACATCAATCGTCACGCGACGCAGACCCTAAACGGTGCCGGCCCCCATCTGCACTACCCGGTAAAAAACATCGACCGGGCCACACTGCCCCTGGCGAAGAATGACCTGCAGGGCGACGATAACCGGTTTGAAGCGGCCCAGCCCGATGAGCGAGAAAATACGGCCCAGGAAGAGTCTacggcggcaccgacggcaaACGACGACACGACAACCGATGAGGTGCCGACGCTGGTGCCCGACCTACCGGACCCAAGCAGCAACCCGACGGCTGACTCGCAGACAACGGTAAAACCAGCGGACGAGTTGGTGCCCACGGTGGCCGGGTCCGAGCAGGCCAGTTCCACAGGCGCCGCCCCGCAAGCCATCACGGCAGAGGCTGCCACAACGTCGGGAGCGTCCGGTATTTTCGATGACGTCAAAAAGCAACTTTCCGATCTGtacaaaatggccgaaaatgATCCCGAAACGGAGGAGGTCCTTGACCGGGAGGACGATCCGTTGACCGGGGCGGAACATCCGGACGATCTGCTCGACGTACCGACCACCGAGGAAACAGCGGCGGCTGAAGCGGGTGTCGAGTACCTGGGCGATGACAAGAGCGTCATCAGCACGGGTGTTGATATGGCACCGAGCGAAACGGAGTActcgccggtcgccgtcgccgatccGATGGGTTCGCTCGTCATCCCGACGTCCGTGTCGAACGGGATCACGCACGAGACGGAAATCTGCTACCGTGGCCGATGCATAAAGACGGAGGATGACGATCGAACGAAGGCAAAGGAGGAACCGTAAAACTAGGAGCCTGCCAATCAGGGGAGAAGAGCAGTTACCGTCCCCGTCCCCCCCGGTGGGTCACAAAAACACCTGC
The nucleotide sequence above comes from Anopheles bellator chromosome 1, idAnoBellAS_SP24_06.2, whole genome shotgun sequence. Encoded proteins:
- the LOC131215908 gene encoding mucin-17 encodes the protein MRQRRRSKDTCTMTMSLTAMVLAMALALLPAEAEAGERWSRQLTEFSGVVTGPGNDWVPLSRPIDRQSGARVLNYFTAPAGLQQGGSFLGPDNVAQAQQHHFTFLNHQFPQSNRFVLQPQPQQPELQPFHHLSSQPTFHHQRPGPAFVGQTIQHPPPPPPPSVQSSANPFEQQFFPKSEALPLTQDDKPSAAAADQPFSYQHIRQPPELEPTGPRQPAPVSQEEVQLLYVPVETLFNQKPVPEPSSPASSSIDSGARFNALPHPVSPSLINDFYTASTATTATVQQSQRTTAPTPATKPKPNQPPLALFLYNDGRQSKLSTGDALGGLKNVNEIAVLDAVGKNSPKVFIGPAGLTPPKSYSRFDLPYLSSVDGLAAAGRANRKIEDHPFYVAPLSHKTPAGYSKIALPAPHVGSVIVRQQAAGNALAPDQTPFYTRPTPAQSHVQYYTPSTLNFGDPAVTTKQDADHYSSPTGRPTTTQSVATQSSPDGRSVSQYNSFSAAVPTRHHHSTAAAVNEEYFNLAKTKKPVPTTTGPFRSGTGVTRQFDFKPMPEQRIPTAYEPNGEYLTTPITTTPVTTTFLTTTTEKPTTIEQRLQQLEADRMRTHFREENFRSRHRPQYQHQPATVSTERTYEDVPAKQTHFVHKFKLVDSVRPSAQTKSIVDNAFLEFFSPRPATPVEDDQMVRTTVTAFLPSSASGHERQAIRNNYYNSIGSGLDEQTGTGPRQKFVNTYYTSAEPGSRSTTAGTVTPPTVATSTTLSTQDAFFREFEQKSKFFEREPKYRTHFGGQELGSTSAGAYINKYRYETDFTDSPPRYSVKVITTGEPTTTVEPAPATEQYSVPSELPPISANLPGLVNALMDDQWAGRPANGQTTSRDVTRVPHSRKHRPTTTPGDSYDDTPVTTTRRPLQRGRRPHPSRTTPAPDAAGDFPSSTRAPSQRSRSRYVPNNDERPIGRTRSRSRPNTPRPAAPKQDLDYQRDVLKQNYPVIRPQSLANGESSAGEPVATTPTTTTTTTVAPPTTTPSSTTLIYRDAYEDQTDRLIATTLINEVPLGPEQHEVTRKYSTYFSEEPYEPEVTATTATPPQTTNYFRPASTEPEAEYPSRSREVIPLDHSVIPLRSTEAPRQTSSFYTEADSDERNYSREPMEDGVMELKKVETPVRPGRRPNLLARQPYAGRSTTERTTTVRTTTSPAETVRSSGRRPAFVRRPSRLYATSTVAPPVPTTTSPSAEGAEQPTQGSYSLRTKNRQDILRGRTRQRPTTTTAAPEPNDSPATAASPDTAATRGFGRTGSLRRTAGNLRSRQEATAPPTTQQPPATAGNGGPRFRIRERTRFTLQPQESQWSTKLNQNSFQPVLKPATHTSDEPEDETEDVSHEPETEIVTAVSPDSEMYFVNVTSNLNQKGSEEDSHAEDSTEHSPSFADLLNDVMKDFIKDASLAAPSKVAEKVEEATERDRTSSSFRNNFLRKRSRPRVIDSFEAAESQHINRHATQTLNGAGPHLHYPVKNIDRATLPLAKNDLQGDDNRFEAAQPDERENTAQEESTAAPTANDDTTTDEVPTLVPDLPDPSSNPTADSQTTVKPADELVPTVAGSEQASSTGAAPQAITAEAATTSGASGIFDDVKKQLSDLYKMAENDPETEEVLDREDDPLTGAEHPDDLLDVPTTEETAAAEAGVEYLGDDKSVISTGVDMAPSETEYSPVAVADPMGSLVIPTSVSNGITHETEICYRGRCIKTEDDDRTKAKEEP